Within Actinosynnema pretiosum, the genomic segment GCCAGGAGGGTCAGGCCGTTGACCACGCTCAGGCCCCTGGGGAGCTGGACGAGCTGGGTGACCAGTGCCTCGGTCACCTTCTCGACCTTGCCCCTGATGAGGCCGTTCAGCAGGGCGAGCTTGCCGTCGGGCGAACCGGCCGGGTCGGTGAGGACCCGCTCCAGCTCGGGGTTCCCGGCGACGATGCGGCCGAGGCGGAACAGCTCGTCCTCGACGGCGTCGAGCCTGCCGTCGCGCTCCGCGTGCACCAGCAGCGCGGTGCGAGCCAGCGACTCGACCCCGTCCACCAGCTCGCGCGGGCTCGACCACTTGGCGGAGACGGCCGTGACGAGGACGTCCAGCGTGGCGTCCGCGACCTTGCCCGCCAGCAGGGAGCGCAGGAGGCGCTCCCTGCCCGCGGGGTCGGACGAGGCGTCGCCGAACGCGCGCCGCAGCTGCGGCTGCGCGCTCAGCAGACCCACCACGGAGAACAGCTCCTGCCCCAGCGCGGACGGGCCGGTGGCGCCCGCGGCGCCCTCGACCAGCTCCAGCAGCCGCAGTTCAGCGGCTGCCAGAGCTTCGCGACTAGCGGCGTGCAGCGTCATGGACTCCCCTACTTCGCCGCGGGCGCCGCTGCGGCGTCCAGCTCGTTGAGGAAGCGGTCCACGGTGCCGCGGCGCAGCGCCTGGTCCTCCAGCGACTCGCCGACGACCTTGCCCGCGAGGTCGACGGCCACGCGGCCGAGGTCGGCCCGCAGCTCGGAGACGATGCGGGCGCGGTGCGCGTCGAGCTCGTTGTGGCCGTGGGCGACGATGCGGTCGTACTCCGCCTGCGCCCGGTCCCGCATCTCCTCGACGATCTGCTGGCCCTCGGCCCGCGCGTCGTCACGGATGCGGGCCGCCTCGGCGCGAGCCTCGGCGAGCTGCTCCTTGTACTCCTCCAGCGTGCGAGCCGCTTCGGCCTGAGCCGCCTCGGCCCTGGCGATACCGCCCTCGATCTTCTCGGTGCGCTCGGCCAGCACCTTCTGGAAGAGCGGTAGCACCTTCTTCCAGAAGACGAAGCCGATGATCGCCAAGCAGACCGCGGACCACACGATGTCGTAGACGGCCGGGATGAGGGGGTTAACAGCCCCCTCGGCCGCCAGGATCAGCGGTTCGGTCATGGTGGTCACCGCCTTGTCTGGGTCCGGTCGATCAGCTGAAGAGGAAGCCGGCGACCAGGCCCAGCAGGGCCAGGGCCTCGGTGAACGCGATACCCAGGATCATGGTGGTGCGCAGCTGGCCTGCCATCTCGGGCTGGCGAGCCATGGCCTCGACGGTCTTGCCCGCGACGAAGGCGACACCGATGCCGGGGCCGATCGTGGCGATGCCGTAGCCGACGGCGTTGAGGTTGCCTGCGACCTCAGCAAGGATCATTTCTGTCGTTCCCTTTCCGGTTGGCCCGCGCCGGTTCTCGGTGGCGCGGGTCGTCCAAGACCCTGGGTGTCCCCGGATCTCGGTGGGTCTCAGTGCTCCGCGTGGAGCGCACCGTCGATGTAGACGGCGGTGAGCAGGGTGAAGATGTACGCCTGGAGGAACTGCACCATCAGCTCGAACAGGGTGAACATCAGGCCCATGACGAGCGACAGGAAGCCTGCCGGCGCCAGGACCAGGTCCCCGGCCTGGAACATCAGGTACCACGCGGCGCTGAAGAACAGGACCAGCGCCATGTGCCCGGCGAGCATGTTCGCCATGAGGCGGATCATCAGCGTTCCGGGACGGATGAGGAACACCGAGACGAGCTCGATGGGCGTCACCAGAACGTAGAGCGGCTTGGGAACCCCCGGCGGGAACAGGTTCGACTTGAGGTAGCCGCCGACACCCTGCGCCTTGATGCCCGCGTAGTTGAACGCCAGGTAGGCGACCACCGCGAGCGCGAGCGGCAACCCGATGCGGGCCGTGCTCGGCATGTTCAGGAACGGGATGATCCCGGAGAGGTTCGTCGCCCAGATCAGGAAGAAGAAGGTCGTCAGGAGCGGCAGGAACCGCCTGCCGTTCTCCTTGCCGAGGACGTCCTCGGCGATGTTGATGCGGACGAAGTCCAGCGCCATCTCGCCGAGGTTCTGGATGCCCCTCGGCACGAGCTTGGGCCTGCGCATGGCGATCAGGAAGAACGCCGCGAGGACCACCGTCATGAGGATGCGGATCAGCATGACCCGGTCGAGCTCGAACGGCGTGCCTTCAAACAGCAGGGCAGGCGGGAAGAACTCTTCGATCGCCGGCTTGTGGAACTCCCCACCCTCGGCAAGCACCAAGGTGTCCAACTGGTCTCCCTGCGTCGCGGCCGGCACTTCCTCAGCCCTGACCGTGGCGTACATAGACGATGTAGAACCCCGTGACAAAGCCCACCGTTAGCCCGATCGGAGTGAAGATCTGGCTCTCGGTGGTCTTGTCGATTAGGAAGCCGATACCGCCCCACACCGCGGGGCCGGACACCAGCGTGCCGATGATCGACCAGACAGCACCGTCACCCCTTGGGGGTGGTTTGTCTGACTTGTCACTCATCTACGCGCACCCTACCAACCGGTGGTCCCAGGTCTGCACACGGGGGTTAGCGCGCATCGCCCTGACCAGTGCTGGAGGGGTTGAAGTAGAGCATCCGGGCCTTGACCACGACCCAGGTCTCCGAGGCGAGGACGACGACGACCGCGATCATCACGACGGCGCCGAACACCGGTTTGGAGTAGAACGTCGCGTCCTTCAACAGGGCGAGTGCGACGAGCAGCACGATCACCTTGAGTAGCCAGCCGCCCATCATCGCCCCGCCGGTCACGGTCGGTGAGGCCTTGGCCGTCAGCAGGACCGTCAGCAGGGTGATGAGCAGGAAGCCACCGGCGATCCCGGCGCCGAGGAGCGCGCCCCACAGCCCTTCCCGGCCCGCGGTGAACCAGCCGACGAGCGCGGCGATCACCACCACCGGGGCGAGCACGAGGGCGGACTGCCGAAGCGCTCTGCGCGCTACGTCAGCGGCGTCGAGGAGTCGCGTCACCCCACCATTGTGGCTGCCCGCCCCCGCGAGCACTCACCGGGTGTGCTTTAGACCTCACCCGGACGGTGCGCCGGGGCCCGGCGCTGATCTGGGCGAACAGTGGGCGAACTTCACGTGGCGCTGAGGCGGTGGCCCCTCCTCGGACATTGTTCGCCGCGGTTCGGCGCGTGGTCGAGGCTACCCGAAGGTGTGTTTCCCGGAAATGGCGCGGGCGCGATCCGACAGGGTTTTCACAGGGTAATGCGCGCGGCCCCGCCGGGTAATGCGCCGGTAACGCGGAAAACCCCGCCACCGAGCCGAACCGGGCGGTACCTGCTGCTCAGGGGCGGGGTGACGCCGGGCTGCGGGGCGGTCCCGGCCCCCGCGACCCGGCGGTTGATCTTGTCGCGCTGGGTGTGCGCGTCACCCATGTCCGAATTCTTCCCGAAAAGTGGAACGGTGGGACACCCGTTCGGGCGTCCCACCGTCACGCTCGGTTCTTGCGCGACTCGCGGAGTCTCGGGACCGCCGAGATGAAGAACGCGAGCAGCAGCCCGATCAGGAAGCACCAGGCGACCACGCCGGTGTCGAACACGGTCAGCGAGACCGCGCCGAACGCCAGCAGCCCGGCCCACAAGTAGATCAGCAGGACGGCGCGGCGCTGGGAGTGGCCGATCTGGAGCAGCCGGTGGTGCAGGTGCATCTTGTCCGCCGAGAACGGGCTCTGCCCCTTGCGGGTGCGCCGGACGATCGCCATCAGCAGGTCCAGCAGCGGCACGAACAGCACCGCCGCGACGACCAGCAGGGGCGACATCAGGCCGAGCACGTCGCTGGCGTTGAGCGACTCGTAGTTGAGCTTGCCGGACGCCGAGGTGGTCGCGGCGGCGAGCATCAGGCCGATCAGCATCGACCCCGAGTCGCCCATGAAGATCCGGGCCGGGTTGAAGTTGTGCGGCAGGAAGCCGAGGCACGCGCCCGCCAGGCACGCCGCGATCAGCGCGGGCGGGTAAGCGCCGACGTCGCCCTCGTTGTTGGCGAGGACACCGCCGATGGAGAAAGCGCAGGTCGCCGCGGCGGCGATCAGCCCGATGCCCGCCGCGAGGCCGTCGAGGCCGTCCACGAAGTTCATCGCGTTGATCATCGTGACGGCGAGCAGCACGCTCAGCAGCGCGCCCTGGTTCTGGTCGAGCACCAGCAGCGAGCCGGTGCCCGAGCCGTCGTCGCCCCACGGCACCCAGAACACGAACCACTGGAGGCCGTAGAGGACGAGCACGCCCGCGGCCGTGACCTGGCCCGCGAGCTTGGTGAGCGAGTCGAGCTCGAACCGGTCGTCGACCACGCCGACCAGCACGATGATGCCGCCGCCGAGGACGACGGCGTAGGGGTCGTAGGAGAAGTCGAAGGCTGAGCGCAGCACCGGCAGCTGGTGGGCGAGCATCATCCCGCCGAGCACGCCGCCGTACATGGCCAGGCCGCCCATGCGGGGCATCGGCTTGACGTGGACGTCGCGTGTTCGGGGGTGGGCGACCGCGCCGATCCGGAACGCGAGCGCGCGGACCAGGCCGACGAGGAGGAAAGTCACCACTGCGGCGGTGAGCGCGACGAGCAGGTACTCCCGGACCGGGAGGACGTTGGACGCGGCAGGCAACTGGCCCACGGGAGGCTATCCCCTCGGGGATTCCGGTTCGGACACTGGACCCACCACGCTACTCGGCTGCTGGAGATCCACTAGCGCGCGACCTCGACTTCGACGCCCAGCACGGAGGCGATGTCGGCCACCGGGACCGCGCCCTCGCGCAGCACCAGCGGGTCCGTCCCGGTGAGGTCGACGATCGTGGAGGCCACGTTCTCGCCGGACGGACCGCCGTCCAGGTAGACCTGCACGTCCTCGCCCAGCTGCTCGCGCGCCTGCGCGGCGCTCGCGGCTGGCGGGAAGCCGGACTTGTTCGCGCTGGAGACGGCCATCGGGCCCACGTCGCGCAGGAGTTCGAGCGCGACGGGGTGCAGCGGCATCCGCAGCATCACGGTGCCCCGCGTCTGCCCGAGGTCCCAGGCCAGCGAGGGCGCGTGGTGCAGGACCAGCGACAGCCCGCCGGGCCAGAACGCCTCGATCAGCGAGCGGGCCTGGCGCGGCACCGACAGCACGAGGCCGTCGATCGTGGTCCAGGAGCCGACGAGCACCGGGACGGGCATGTCGGGCCCGCGCCCCTTCGCGGCGAGCAGCGACCGCACGGCGGCAGCGTCGAAAGCGTCGCAGCCGATTCCGTAGACGGTGTCGGTGGGGAGGACGACGAGCCTGCCCGAGCGGACCGCTCCGGCTGCGGCGGCGAGACCCGCCACCCGGTCGTCCTGGACTCGGCAGTCGTAGACCGTACTCACCCGAGGAATCCTGGCACAGCGCGTGGAGTGACGGCCGCCAGCCTCCGCCCCCACCCGAAATGACGTCCTACCACGCAGGTGGGTAGGGGTGGCGCGGCGCGGGGATCGGCGGTGGTGACGGGGAGTGGGGGCGAGGGGGGTGAGGTGGTCGACCGGGTCGGGGGTGGGCGCGGTGGTGGGGGCGCGGTGGTGGGGGCGCGAGGCACGAGGCGGAAGGCGGGAGGCTCATGCACCGGCCGGATCACCATCCGCCCGGTGCATGACCGGATGGGTCCCGGCAGGCGGTTCCGGGGCCGCCCGACTCCACGGTGGACCCGCGACCAGCGCACGGTCCGCGCACGGCAAGCGATTCCATGCACCGGGTGCATGACCCTCATCCAGCGGACACCGGTAGCGGATGGAGAACATGCGTCTCCCGCAGGGGGATTCATCCGCCCGACGGGTGAACACGACCGGGCCGGGGCGTCGAACCGCTCCGTGCAAGCGCTTTCCCCTGCGCAGGACGCGAATCGACGCTCGGCCGAGGCACGGTTCGACGCGGGATCGGGGGTCATCCCCATGCACGGCACGCATGGACCACCGGAGACGACGCGCGCTGAGGGGCGGGCTCGCGGCCATAGGGCGGGCTCGCGGCCATAAAGCGGACTCACAGTCATAGGCCGGACTCGCGGACATGGGCCAGACTCGCGGCGGAGGTCCGGTGGGCAAGCGATCCGGCGAGCGCGGCCCCGATAGCCGGTGGCCGGTGACCCGTGGGCCGTGGCCGGTGGTTGGCGGCCGGTAGCCGGTGGGCCGTGGCTGGCGGCCGGTGGCTGGCGGCTGGCGGCTGGCGGCTGGCGGCTGGCGGCTGGCGGCCCACCGTCCGGTGGGCCTCAAGCCCAGCGCGCGCCCCGAGCACAGTTCAGCGGGCGTTCAACCGGTCCGGCGGGTGTTCAACCGGTCCGGCAGGCGCTCAGCCGGTCCAGCGGGCATTCACAGCCTGTCCAGCGGGCGCTCAGCTGCGCCCAGGCCTGCTCCTGCGCGTGCTCAACCGGTCCTGCGGGCGGTCGCGAAGCGGGGGCGGCCTGCCAGGTCGTGGTGCGGGGTGGCGTTGGTGAGGACCTTGCGGGTGGCCAGGAGGGCGGGCACGGCTTCGCCGTGGGTGTCGTCGTGCTCGATCGCCACGTGGCCGCCGGGCTTGAGCAGGCGGGCCGCCAGGGCCACCACGGGGCGGATCACGTCGAGCCCGTCCGCGCCGCCGAACACCGCCGCGCGCGGGTCGTGGTCGGCGACCTCCGGCTGGACCTCGGTGGCGTCCGGCACGTAGGGCGGGTTGCACACCACCAGGTCCACCGCGCCGTCCAGGTCGGACAGGACGCCCGGCGCGGTCACGTCGCCGTGGTGCAGCCGGATCGGGGTGTCGCCCGCCGCGCTGCGGGCGTCCGCGTTGCGGCGGGCCCAGGACAGGGCGGTCGGATCCTTCTCCACCGCGTGCACGACCGCGTCCGGGCGGTGGTGCGCGATGCTCAGCGCCAGCGCGCCGGACCCCGTGCACAGGTCCACCACGACGGGCCGCTCGGCGCCGCGCAGGGCGTTCAGCGCCCACTCCACCAGCAGCTCGGTCTCCGGGCGCGGGATGAACACGCCGGGCCCGACCGCGAGGTCGACGCCCCACAGGTGCGCCTCGCCGGTCAGGTGCTGGAGCGGGACGCGGGTGGCCCGCTTGGCCACCAGCGCGCCCAGCTCGTCCAGCACGCGCGGCTCGACCATGGGCGTGAGCACGAGCTTGCCCGGCGGCACGCGCAGCAGGTGCGCGGCGAGCAGGTGCGCGTCGGCGCGCGGGCTGTCGACACCCGCCGCGGCCAGCAGGCGCTCGGCCTCGATCAGCGCGGGCCGCAGCGGGTGTCGGTTCATGCTCGGAACTGTAGGCCCGTCAGAAGTTGATCATGTGCCCGGCCAGGCCGTGCACCGCTTCCTTCACGGCCTCGCTCAGCGTCGGGTGGGCGTGGACGTTGCGCGCCACCTCGTGGACGGTCAGGTCCCACTGCTGGGCCAGGGTCAGCTCGGGCAGCAGCTCGGTGACGTCCGGGCCGATCATGTGGGCGCCGAGCAGCTCGCCGTGCTTCCCGTCGCTGATCAGCTTCACGAAGCCGCTGTAGTCGCCGATGCCGTGCGCCTTGCCGTTCGCGGTGAACGGGAACTTGGCGACCTGGACGTCGAAGCCCTTCTCGCGGGCCTGCGCCTCGGTCCAGCCGAAGCTGGCGATCTGCGGCTGGCAGAACGTCGCGCGCGGGATCATCGGGAAGTCCAGCTCCATGGTCTCCGCGCCCGCGATGGTCTCGGCGGCGATGATGCCCATGGACTCGGCGGCGTGCGCGAGCATGAGCTTCGCGGTGACGTCGCCGATGGCGTAGATGTGCGGCACGTTGGTGCGACCGCGCTCGTCGACGGCGATCGCGCCGCGCTCGGTCAGCGCAACGCCGGTCGACTCCAGGCCGTAGCCCTCGACGCGCGGCTGGAAGCCGATGGCCTGCATGACCTTGTCGGCCTCCAGGACCTCCTCCTTGCCGTCCTTGGAGACGGTGACGCGGACCTTCGCGCCGGAGTCGTCGATGGACTCGACGCGGGTGCCGGTGCGCACGTCGACGCCCATGCGCTTGTAGCGCTTGGCCAGCTCGGTGGACACCTCGACGTCCTCCAGGGGCACCATCCGGTCGAGGAACTCGACGATGGTGACCTTGACGCCGTAGTTGTGCAGCACGTAGCCGAACTCGACGCCGATCGCGCCCGCGCCGGCGATGATGATGCTCTCGGGGAGGTCCTCGGTGAGGATCTGCTCCTCGTAGGTCACGACGCGCTCGGACAGCTCGGTGCCCGGCAGCAGGCGGGTGCTGGCGCCCGCGGCGATGATCGCGTGCGAGAAGGTGATCGACTCGCCGTTGACCTCGATGGTGTTGGCGTCGGTGAACGTGCCCCGGCCGTTGTACTCGGTGATGCCGTTCTTCTTCATGAGGAAGTGCACGCCCTTGACGCGCCCGTCCGCGACCTTGCGGCTGCGCTGGAAGGCGGCGGCGTAGTCGAACTTGACCGTGCCGTCGACCTGGATGCCGAAGGTCTTCTGCTCGTGCGTGAACAGGTGGGCGAGCTCGGCGTTGCGCAGGAGCGCCTTGGAGGGGATGCACCCGACGTTGAGGCACACCCCGCCCCAGTACTTCTCCTCGACGACCGCGGTCTTCAGCCCCAGCTGAGCCGCGCGAATGGCGGCGACGTACCCGCCGGGCCCAGCACCGAGGACCACGACGTCAAAGTGTGCGCTCATGCCGCACAGATTAGTGCGGTGACGGTGGGCGTTCGCCGGGTCAGGGGTGCGACGGGGGTGGCCCCGCACACACCTGGTGACAGGAGTGGCCGGTACGGGTGTCACCGGGGCGGGGGCGGTCGGGTGGGGCCGGGTGGACGACGAGACAGTTGGTCGCTGCGCGTGATCGAGGGGCGGGACACGCCCACTGTGGGCAACGGCGGGTGTGGAGGGTGGGGGCGCGAGCGGAACCGGCCGGTCCGATCAGCCGATCGCGGGCGGGACAGCCGGTGCTCCGGGTACCGGCCAGGCAGTCGGCGCCCAGCCCGATGCCGACATCTGCCGCGGCATCGGGCTGGGGACGGTGGTGAGCAGACCGACCAGCCCCGGTGAGCGGACCGCGTCACGGGCCGATGCCTGTGGTGGGCCAGGCCGCGCGGTCGGGACTGCCTTAGCTCTCGGGGTGGTTCTTGAGGTGGGTCTTGAGGAAGGCCGTGGTGCGGTTCCAGGTGTCGGCCTTGGCTCGGGCCGTGGTGGCGCGGTCACCGCCCATCTCGAAGCGGACTCCGGGGCCGTCCACGACGCTGTCCGGCTGGGGGCGGTTCGGGGGGCCTGCGAGCAGGTGGCCCGCTCCGGGGTGGACGACGTGCTCGCAGGGGTGCGGGTGGTCGTTGGCCTTGAGCCTGCGGTGCGCCACCTCGCTCAGGTCGGCGCTCGGCCAGCTCGCGTCCCGGTCGCCGGAGACCAGGAGCACCGGTCCCGCGATGCGCTC encodes:
- a CDS encoding AtpZ/AtpI family protein; this encodes MSDKSDKPPPRGDGAVWSIIGTLVSGPAVWGGIGFLIDKTTESQIFTPIGLTVGFVTGFYIVYVRHGQG
- the prmC gene encoding peptide chain release factor N(5)-glutamine methyltransferase, which produces MNRHPLRPALIEAERLLAAAGVDSPRADAHLLAAHLLRVPPGKLVLTPMVEPRVLDELGALVAKRATRVPLQHLTGEAHLWGVDLAVGPGVFIPRPETELLVEWALNALRGAERPVVVDLCTGSGALALSIAHHRPDAVVHAVEKDPTALSWARRNADARSAAGDTPIRLHHGDVTAPGVLSDLDGAVDLVVCNPPYVPDATEVQPEVADHDPRAAVFGGADGLDVIRPVVALAARLLKPGGHVAIEHDDTHGEAVPALLATRKVLTNATPHHDLAGRPRFATARRTG
- a CDS encoding F0F1 ATP synthase subunit B, which codes for MTEPLILAAEGAVNPLIPAVYDIVWSAVCLAIIGFVFWKKVLPLFQKVLAERTEKIEGGIARAEAAQAEAARTLEEYKEQLAEARAEAARIRDDARAEGQQIVEEMRDRAQAEYDRIVAHGHNELDAHRARIVSELRADLGRVAVDLAGKVVGESLEDQALRRGTVDRFLNELDAAAAPAAK
- a CDS encoding F0F1 ATP synthase subunit delta, translated to MTLHAASREALAAAELRLLELVEGAAGATGPSALGQELFSVVGLLSAQPQLRRAFGDASSDPAGRERLLRSLLAGKVADATLDVLVTAVSAKWSSPRELVDGVESLARTALLVHAERDGRLDAVEDELFRLGRIVAGNPELERVLTDPAGSPDGKLALLNGLIRGKVEKVTEALVTQLVQLPRGLSVVNGLTLLAGLAAKRRERSVAHVRSAVELTADQQDRLAASLTRIYSRPIALHVEVDASLVGGLVIKIGDEVIDGSVAGRLAALRRDLAG
- a CDS encoding ATP synthase F0 subunit C; protein product: MILAEVAGNLNAVGYGIATIGPGIGVAFVAGKTVEAMARQPEMAGQLRTTMILGIAFTEALALLGLVAGFLFS
- a CDS encoding glycosyltransferase family 4 protein; its protein translation is MGQLPAASNVLPVREYLLVALTAAVVTFLLVGLVRALAFRIGAVAHPRTRDVHVKPMPRMGGLAMYGGVLGGMMLAHQLPVLRSAFDFSYDPYAVVLGGGIIVLVGVVDDRFELDSLTKLAGQVTAAGVLVLYGLQWFVFWVPWGDDGSGTGSLLVLDQNQGALLSVLLAVTMINAMNFVDGLDGLAAGIGLIAAAATCAFSIGGVLANNEGDVGAYPPALIAACLAGACLGFLPHNFNPARIFMGDSGSMLIGLMLAAATTSASGKLNYESLNASDVLGLMSPLLVVAAVLFVPLLDLLMAIVRRTRKGQSPFSADKMHLHHRLLQIGHSQRRAVLLIYLWAGLLAFGAVSLTVFDTGVVAWCFLIGLLLAFFISAVPRLRESRKNRA
- the lpdA gene encoding dihydrolipoyl dehydrogenase, encoding MSAHFDVVVLGAGPGGYVAAIRAAQLGLKTAVVEEKYWGGVCLNVGCIPSKALLRNAELAHLFTHEQKTFGIQVDGTVKFDYAAAFQRSRKVADGRVKGVHFLMKKNGITEYNGRGTFTDANTIEVNGESITFSHAIIAAGASTRLLPGTELSERVVTYEEQILTEDLPESIIIAGAGAIGVEFGYVLHNYGVKVTIVEFLDRMVPLEDVEVSTELAKRYKRMGVDVRTGTRVESIDDSGAKVRVTVSKDGKEEVLEADKVMQAIGFQPRVEGYGLESTGVALTERGAIAVDERGRTNVPHIYAIGDVTAKLMLAHAAESMGIIAAETIAGAETMELDFPMIPRATFCQPQIASFGWTEAQAREKGFDVQVAKFPFTANGKAHGIGDYSGFVKLISDGKHGELLGAHMIGPDVTELLPELTLAQQWDLTVHEVARNVHAHPTLSEAVKEAVHGLAGHMINF
- a CDS encoding L-threonylcarbamoyladenylate synthase, whose protein sequence is MSTVYDCRVQDDRVAGLAAAAGAVRSGRLVVLPTDTVYGIGCDAFDAAAVRSLLAAKGRGPDMPVPVLVGSWTTIDGLVLSVPRQARSLIEAFWPGGLSLVLHHAPSLAWDLGQTRGTVMLRMPLHPVALELLRDVGPMAVSSANKSGFPPAASAAQAREQLGEDVQVYLDGGPSGENVASTIVDLTGTDPLVLREGAVPVADIASVLGVEVEVAR
- the atpB gene encoding F0F1 ATP synthase subunit A, which gives rise to MDTLVLAEGGEFHKPAIEEFFPPALLFEGTPFELDRVMLIRILMTVVLAAFFLIAMRRPKLVPRGIQNLGEMALDFVRINIAEDVLGKENGRRFLPLLTTFFFLIWATNLSGIIPFLNMPSTARIGLPLALAVVAYLAFNYAGIKAQGVGGYLKSNLFPPGVPKPLYVLVTPIELVSVFLIRPGTLMIRLMANMLAGHMALVLFFSAAWYLMFQAGDLVLAPAGFLSLVMGLMFTLFELMVQFLQAYIFTLLTAVYIDGALHAEH